Proteins encoded by one window of Pseudomonas tructae:
- a CDS encoding DUF411 domain-containing protein gives MLSKKIVAFGLLALSTLAQAGQTIDVYRDPNCGCCKEWITHLQDNGYTVNDHVEPNMSAVKQRLGVEPRLASCHTGVIDGKFIEGHVPAEQIKLLSKRADLKGLAVPGMPMGSPGMEMGDHKDAYQVIGLTREGKDEVVANY, from the coding sequence ATGCTGAGCAAAAAAATCGTCGCCTTCGGCCTGCTGGCCCTGAGCACCCTGGCCCAGGCCGGGCAGACCATCGATGTGTACCGTGACCCCAACTGTGGCTGCTGCAAGGAATGGATTACACACCTGCAAGACAACGGCTACACGGTCAACGACCATGTCGAGCCCAACATGAGCGCGGTCAAGCAGCGCCTGGGCGTCGAACCGCGCCTGGCCTCGTGCCATACCGGGGTGATCGACGGCAAGTTCATCGAAGGCCATGTACCGGCTGAACAGATCAAGCTGCTGAGCAAACGCGCCGATCTCAAGGGGCTGGCGGTACCGGGCATGCCCATGGGCTCGCCCGGTATGGAAATGGGTGACCACAAGGACGCCTACCAGGTCATCGGCCTGACACGCGAGGGCAAGGACGAAGTGGTCGCCAACTACTGA
- a CDS encoding sterol desaturase family protein: protein MQAIKAYFQRHGHDAFKLGQGRISGYISAALGLLSLLAVLCFLFPQWLTFAEFRKVYSVQFARTTLLIGLILAFALGTLNILLNKRKRLGFTGISAAGLAMFLGGTNIQTQTIGQTPYSLGLDWFVLALLISALIFIPLEKLYAKDPQQNILRPHWRTDLSYFFVSHMLVQFILIFVTASSSWLAGWVLSDTLQAKVQSLPIVVQFLLAVFVADLGQYWLHRLYHVVPWMWRFHAVHHSSTHMDWLAGSRIHFCEILLTRTGVLAPLILLGFSPQAMNAYVILVGVQAVLAHANVRIDGGWLNYLLVLPRYHHWHHARHKDYIYKNYAIHTPLVDMLFGTFKLPPKEWPARYGVFGKDLPEGIVRQHLYPLRKPEPKAPTSPPSA, encoded by the coding sequence ATGCAGGCAATCAAGGCCTATTTCCAACGCCACGGCCACGACGCGTTCAAGCTCGGCCAAGGGCGAATCAGCGGTTACATCTCGGCCGCCCTGGGGCTGCTCAGCCTGCTGGCGGTGTTGTGCTTCCTGTTCCCCCAGTGGCTGACCTTTGCCGAGTTTCGCAAGGTCTATAGCGTGCAGTTTGCGCGAACCACGCTGTTGATCGGGCTGATCCTGGCCTTTGCCCTGGGCACCCTGAACATCCTCCTCAACAAACGCAAGCGCCTGGGCTTTACCGGCATCAGCGCGGCGGGGCTGGCAATGTTCCTCGGGGGTACCAACATCCAGACCCAAACCATCGGCCAGACCCCGTACTCGCTGGGGCTGGACTGGTTCGTGCTGGCGCTGCTGATCTCGGCGCTGATATTCATTCCGCTGGAAAAGCTCTATGCCAAGGATCCGCAGCAGAACATCCTGCGCCCGCACTGGCGCACCGACCTCAGCTATTTTTTCGTCAGCCACATGCTGGTGCAGTTCATCCTGATTTTCGTCACCGCGTCGTCCAGCTGGCTGGCCGGCTGGGTGCTCTCCGATACCCTGCAGGCCAAGGTGCAGAGCCTGCCGATCGTCGTGCAGTTCTTGCTCGCGGTGTTCGTCGCCGACCTCGGTCAGTACTGGTTGCATCGCCTGTACCATGTGGTGCCGTGGATGTGGCGTTTTCATGCGGTGCACCATTCGAGCACGCACATGGACTGGCTGGCCGGTTCGCGTATCCACTTCTGTGAAATCCTCCTGACCCGCACCGGTGTGCTGGCGCCGTTGATCCTGCTGGGCTTCTCGCCCCAGGCGATGAACGCCTATGTGATCCTGGTCGGGGTCCAGGCAGTACTGGCCCATGCCAACGTGCGTATCGACGGAGGCTGGCTCAACTACCTGCTGGTGCTGCCGCGTTATCACCATTGGCACCACGCCCGGCACAAGGACTACATCTACAAGAACTACGCGATCCACACGCCCTTGGTAGACATGCTGTTCGGCACCTTCAAGCTGCCGCCCAAGGAATGGCCGGCGCGCTACGGTGTGTTTGGCAAGGATTTGCCCGAAGGCATTGTGCGCCAGCACCTGTACCCGCTGCGCAAGCCCGAGCCCAAGGCGCCAACGTCACCCCCTTCGGCCTGA
- the zapE gene encoding cell division protein ZapE: MSCFTEQSPLARYQQAIASQGFVSDPAQLQAATALNTCFEALQRGETPQGVYLWGPVGRGKTWLMDQFHGCLQVPARRQHFHHFMRWLHQRLFQLNGTAEPLQALALSLAEEIRVLCFDELFVNDIGDAIILGGLFQVLFEAGVVIVATSNQPPDQLYNDGFNRERFLPAIAAIEQHMLVVAVAGEQDHRLHPGAVTQRYWIAEKGQPAALAQVFEQLRGEQPATDQPLQIGSRQLNVVQRCDSVLWCRYADLCEQPFAAMDFMALCDSFQAIALGEVPALGARQRPAKIARGTEDGAQRVLAGDRELPQLSVHDDSVRRFIALVDECYDRRIALYLEAEVALEALYTQGYLEFPFRRTLSRLREMQLQRFC, encoded by the coding sequence ATGTCCTGCTTCACCGAACAGTCTCCCCTGGCCCGCTACCAGCAGGCCATTGCCAGCCAGGGGTTTGTCAGCGACCCGGCCCAGTTGCAGGCCGCCACCGCCCTGAACACCTGTTTCGAAGCCTTGCAGCGCGGTGAAACGCCTCAGGGCGTCTACCTCTGGGGCCCCGTGGGGCGTGGCAAGACCTGGCTCATGGACCAGTTCCACGGCTGCCTGCAGGTACCGGCCCGGCGTCAGCATTTTCACCACTTCATGCGTTGGCTGCACCAACGCCTGTTTCAGCTCAACGGCACCGCCGAGCCCTTGCAGGCCCTGGCCTTGTCCCTGGCTGAAGAGATCCGCGTGCTGTGTTTCGACGAGCTGTTCGTCAACGACATCGGCGATGCGATCATTCTGGGCGGCCTGTTCCAGGTGTTGTTCGAGGCCGGTGTGGTGATCGTCGCCACTTCTAACCAGCCACCTGACCAGTTGTACAACGACGGTTTCAACCGTGAACGCTTCCTGCCGGCGATTGCCGCGATTGAGCAGCATATGCTGGTGGTTGCGGTGGCGGGGGAGCAGGACCATCGGCTGCACCCCGGCGCGGTGACACAGCGCTACTGGATTGCCGAAAAAGGCCAGCCTGCAGCCTTGGCCCAGGTCTTCGAACAACTGCGCGGCGAACAACCGGCTACCGACCAGCCGTTACAGATCGGTTCACGCCAACTGAATGTGGTGCAGCGCTGCGACAGCGTACTCTGGTGCCGTTACGCCGACCTGTGTGAACAACCCTTTGCCGCCATGGATTTCATGGCCCTGTGCGACAGTTTCCAGGCCATCGCGCTTGGCGAGGTGCCGGCCCTGGGCGCCCGCCAGCGTCCGGCGAAGATCGCCCGTGGCACCGAGGATGGCGCCCAGCGGGTGCTGGCCGGGGACCGTGAGCTGCCGCAGTTGTCGGTGCACGACGACAGCGTGCGGCGCTTCATCGCCCTGGTCGATGAATGCTACGACCGTCGGATCGCCCTCTACCTGGAGGCCGAGGTGGCCCTGGAAGCGCTCTACACTCAAGGGTATCTGGAGTTCCCGTTCCGGCGCACGCTCAGCCGCTTGCGGGAGATGCAATTGCAACGCTTCTGCTGA
- a CDS encoding PQQ-dependent sugar dehydrogenase — MSPRTWLPTLITAALLPLLAYAAPERDFKSEEGSVKVSTLAEGLRNPWALAFLPDGQGILVTERAGNLRIVSPEGKVGPALGGVPQVWAKGQGGLLDVVLSPTFKQDRMVYLSYAEGGGEGDTAGTAVGRGRLAADNAKLEDFNVIFRQQPKLSSGNHFGSRLVFDRDGYLFIALGENNQRPTAQDLDKLQGKLVRILPDGTVPKDNPFVGQDNVRPEIWSFGHRNQQGAALNPWTGELWTHEHGPRGGDEINIPKPGKNYGWPIATHGINYSLMPIPEAKGKHVDGMVDPHHVWEKSPAISGMAFYDNPRFKPWDHNLFIGALAAQELIRLELDGDKVVHEERLLGELKARIRDVRVGPDGYLYLLTDESDGALLKVGLK; from the coding sequence ATGTCCCCACGCACCTGGTTACCCACCCTGATCACCGCGGCGCTGTTGCCGCTGCTGGCCTATGCCGCGCCCGAACGCGACTTCAAAAGCGAGGAGGGCAGCGTCAAGGTCAGTACCCTCGCCGAAGGCCTGCGCAACCCCTGGGCCCTGGCGTTCCTGCCGGACGGCCAGGGCATCCTGGTGACCGAGCGGGCCGGCAACCTGCGCATCGTCAGCCCCGAGGGCAAGGTCGGGCCTGCCCTGGGCGGCGTCCCTCAGGTGTGGGCCAAGGGCCAGGGCGGTCTGCTTGATGTCGTCCTTTCACCGACCTTCAAGCAGGATCGTATGGTCTATCTGTCCTATGCCGAAGGCGGCGGCGAGGGCGATACGGCGGGTACAGCAGTGGGGCGCGGGCGCCTGGCGGCCGACAACGCCAAGCTTGAAGACTTCAACGTGATTTTCCGCCAGCAGCCCAAGCTCTCCAGCGGCAATCATTTTGGCTCGCGCCTGGTCTTCGATCGTGACGGCTACCTGTTCATCGCCCTGGGCGAGAACAACCAGCGGCCGACCGCGCAGGACCTGGACAAGCTGCAGGGCAAGCTGGTGCGCATCCTGCCGGACGGCACGGTGCCCAAGGACAATCCTTTCGTCGGCCAGGACAATGTCCGTCCCGAGATCTGGTCGTTCGGCCACCGCAACCAGCAAGGCGCTGCGCTCAACCCCTGGACTGGCGAACTGTGGACCCACGAGCACGGGCCCCGTGGCGGCGACGAGATCAATATCCCCAAACCGGGCAAAAACTATGGTTGGCCAATCGCCACCCATGGCATCAACTATTCGCTGATGCCGATCCCTGAAGCCAAGGGTAAGCATGTCGATGGCATGGTCGATCCGCACCACGTCTGGGAGAAATCCCCGGCCATCAGCGGCATGGCGTTTTACGACAACCCGCGCTTCAAACCCTGGGACCACAACCTGTTCATTGGCGCGCTGGCGGCCCAGGAGCTGATTCGCCTGGAGCTTGACGGTGACAAGGTGGTGCATGAGGAGCGCCTGCTTGGCGAGCTCAAGGCGCGGATTCGTGATGTGCGGGTGGGGCCGGATGGGTATCTGTATCTGCTGACCGATGAGAGCGATGGAGCGCTGCTCAAGGTCGGGCTGAAGTAG
- a CDS encoding YqaA family protein — MLSYWALFLSAFGAATLLPLQSEAVLVGLLLREPEALLSLLLIATAGNVLGSIVNWLLGRGIEHLRDKRWFPFKPEQLAKAQQRYQRYGQWSLLLSWMPVIGDPLTLIAGIMREPFWRFLALVTLAKAGRYLVLALLTLGWMQY; from the coding sequence ATGCTCAGTTACTGGGCGCTGTTTCTCAGCGCCTTCGGCGCCGCGACCTTGCTGCCGCTGCAATCGGAAGCCGTGCTGGTCGGCCTGTTGCTGCGCGAGCCCGAGGCACTGCTCAGCCTGCTGCTGATCGCCACCGCCGGCAATGTCCTCGGTTCGATCGTCAACTGGCTGCTGGGCCGTGGCATCGAGCACCTGCGCGACAAGCGCTGGTTTCCATTCAAGCCCGAACAGCTGGCAAAGGCCCAGCAACGTTACCAACGCTACGGCCAGTGGTCGCTGCTGCTGAGCTGGATGCCGGTGATCGGCGACCCGCTGACCCTGATCGCCGGAATCATGCGCGAGCCGTTCTGGCGCTTCCTGGCGCTCGTCACGCTCGCCAAGGCCGGCCGTTACCTGGTACTGGCACTGCTGACCCTGGGCTGGATGCAGTACTAG
- the speB gene encoding agmatinase has protein sequence MDLAPDNDQAITRDSLYGTIAENTFAGITSFSRRRYSRDLRGVDVVVSGVPFDTATSNRPGARFGPRAIRAASVQQAWARHWPWEFDPFDHLAVIDYGDCNFDYGSPHTVPESIQAHAEQILEAGCAMLTLGGDHFISYPLLKAHARKHGPLALIHFDAHSDTWPDEEGQRVDHGTMFWHAAREGLVDPARSVQIGLRTTNDDTQGFAVLDARQVHQRGTQAIIEAIRQRVGEQPVYLTFDIDCLDPAYAPGTGTPVCGGLTTVQALEILGGLRGINLVGMDLVEVAPAYDHADITALAGATLAMEMLCLYAARHKVDG, from the coding sequence ATGGACCTCGCCCCCGATAATGACCAGGCCATCACCCGTGACAGCCTGTACGGCACCATCGCCGAAAACACCTTTGCCGGTATCACCAGTTTCTCTCGCCGCCGCTACAGTCGTGACTTGCGCGGGGTTGATGTGGTGGTCAGCGGCGTGCCGTTCGATACGGCCACCAGCAACCGTCCCGGTGCGCGTTTCGGGCCACGGGCCATTCGTGCCGCATCGGTGCAGCAGGCCTGGGCCCGGCACTGGCCTTGGGAGTTCGACCCCTTCGACCATCTGGCGGTGATCGATTACGGCGACTGCAACTTCGACTACGGCAGCCCGCACACCGTGCCCGAGAGCATCCAGGCCCATGCCGAGCAAATTCTTGAAGCCGGCTGCGCCATGCTCACCCTGGGCGGCGACCATTTCATCAGCTACCCGCTGCTCAAGGCTCATGCCCGCAAGCATGGTCCGCTGGCGCTGATCCATTTCGATGCCCACAGCGACACCTGGCCGGACGAGGAGGGCCAGCGCGTCGATCACGGCACCATGTTCTGGCATGCCGCCCGCGAAGGCCTGGTGGACCCCGCGCGCTCGGTGCAGATCGGCCTGCGCACCACCAATGACGACACCCAGGGCTTCGCCGTGCTCGACGCCCGCCAGGTGCACCAGCGCGGCACCCAGGCGATCATCGAGGCGATTCGTCAACGGGTCGGCGAACAACCGGTGTACCTGACCTTCGACATCGACTGCCTGGACCCGGCCTACGCGCCTGGCACCGGCACCCCGGTGTGTGGGGGGCTGACCACGGTGCAGGCCCTGGAAATCCTCGGTGGGCTGCGCGGCATCAACCTTGTGGGTATGGACCTGGTAGAAGTCGCACCGGCCTACGATCATGCCGATATCACCGCCCTGGCCGGCGCGACCCTGGCCATGGAGATGCTTTGCCTGTATGCCGCCCGGCACAAGGTCGATGGCTGA
- a CDS encoding DinB family protein → MAEPLSHHLLTMAYQNGWANHRVYKACMQLSQDEFVAPRASFFPSIKATLNHILTVDWFYLQALECEQRGEAPDPDSQRFFEPEEPFATCQDLYGEQSQADHRLIAYCSQLHDDQLHRYVSIVRPDWVQREQRLRLLSHLFEHQIHHRGQVHAMLCDTSVHAPQLDEFFCEEEAHLRAQDFAELGWSEAQIWGR, encoded by the coding sequence ATGGCCGAACCTCTTTCGCACCACCTGCTGACCATGGCTTACCAGAATGGCTGGGCCAATCACAGGGTGTACAAGGCCTGCATGCAACTGAGCCAGGACGAGTTCGTTGCCCCGCGGGCAAGTTTTTTCCCGTCGATCAAGGCCACCCTCAACCACATCCTTACCGTCGACTGGTTCTACCTGCAGGCCCTGGAATGCGAGCAGCGCGGCGAAGCGCCCGACCCGGACAGCCAGCGCTTCTTCGAGCCCGAGGAGCCTTTTGCCACCTGCCAGGACCTGTACGGCGAACAGTCGCAGGCCGATCACCGCTTGATCGCCTACTGCAGCCAGTTGCATGACGACCAATTGCACCGCTACGTGAGCATCGTGCGGCCTGACTGGGTGCAGCGCGAGCAACGCCTGCGCCTGCTCTCGCACCTGTTCGAGCACCAGATCCACCACCGTGGTCAGGTGCATGCGATGCTCTGCGACACGTCGGTACACGCGCCACAACTGGACGAGTTTTTCTGCGAAGAGGAGGCGCACCTGCGCGCCCAGGACTTTGCCGAACTGGGCTGGAGCGAGGCGCAGATCTGGGGGCGCTAG
- a CDS encoding copper resistance system multicopper oxidase, translating to MLRHPTRRTFVKGFAAGSALAGLGLWRLPAFAAPNVFANELGGEHFELFIGQTPVNLTGRARTALTINNSLPGPTLRWREGDTVTLRVRNRLNEPTSLHWHGIILPANMDGVPGLSFAGIEAGGEYLYRFTLEQSGTYWYHSHSGLQEQAGVYGAIVIEPKVPEPHHYQRDYVLLLSDWSDQAPDELMATLKKQSDAFNYHKRTVGDFIDDVATNGWQQSVAERKAWAAMRMSPTDLADISAATYTYLLNGLPPDGNFTCLFQPGETVRLRLINGSAMSYFDFRIPGLKLTVIAADGQPVQPVEVDELRIAVAETYDVLVRVGDLPAYTLYAQSMDRSGYARGTLARSNGLSAEVPQPDPRPILSMADMGHGAMADMGGMDHSQMAGMDHSMMVGMQQHPASETGNPLVDMQTMNPKPNLADPGIGLRNNGRRVLTYADLKSTFADPDGREPSREIELHLTGHMERFAWSFNGIKFSDAEPLRLTYGERLRITLVNDTMMAHPIHLHGLWSDLEDEHGRFQVRKHTLDIPPGSRRSYRVSADALGRWAYHCHLLYHMEMGMFREVRVDE from the coding sequence ATGCTTCGACACCCCACCCGCCGCACCTTCGTCAAGGGCTTTGCCGCCGGCAGCGCCCTGGCCGGTCTCGGCCTCTGGCGCCTGCCGGCGTTTGCCGCGCCCAACGTGTTTGCCAATGAGCTTGGCGGTGAACACTTCGAGCTGTTCATCGGCCAGACCCCGGTGAACCTCACTGGCCGGGCGCGCACCGCACTGACCATCAACAACAGCCTGCCCGGCCCGACCCTGCGCTGGCGTGAAGGTGACACCGTGACCCTGCGGGTGCGTAACCGCCTGAACGAGCCGACCTCGCTGCACTGGCACGGGATCATCCTCCCGGCCAACATGGATGGCGTGCCGGGCCTGAGTTTTGCCGGCATTGAAGCCGGAGGTGAATACCTCTATCGCTTCACCCTGGAGCAGAGCGGCACCTACTGGTATCACAGCCATTCCGGCTTGCAGGAACAAGCCGGTGTCTACGGGGCGATCGTCATCGAACCGAAAGTGCCCGAGCCCCACCACTATCAACGCGACTATGTCCTGCTACTCAGCGACTGGAGCGACCAGGCCCCCGATGAGCTGATGGCGACCCTGAAAAAGCAATCGGACGCCTTCAACTACCACAAGCGCACCGTTGGTGATTTCATCGACGATGTCGCCACTAACGGCTGGCAGCAAAGCGTTGCCGAGCGCAAGGCCTGGGCCGCCATGCGCATGAGCCCCACCGACCTTGCCGATATCAGCGCCGCCACCTACACCTACCTGCTCAACGGCCTGCCGCCGGACGGCAACTTCACCTGCCTGTTCCAACCCGGTGAAACCGTGCGCCTGCGCCTGATCAACGGCTCGGCGATGAGCTACTTCGACTTCCGCATTCCCGGCCTGAAACTGACGGTGATCGCCGCCGATGGCCAGCCGGTGCAACCAGTCGAAGTCGATGAGCTGCGCATTGCCGTGGCCGAGACTTATGATGTGCTGGTGCGTGTAGGCGACTTGCCCGCCTACACCCTGTATGCCCAGAGCATGGACCGTAGCGGTTATGCCCGCGGCACCCTGGCGCGCAGCAACGGGCTGAGCGCCGAGGTGCCGCAACCCGATCCGCGACCGATCCTGAGCATGGCCGACATGGGCCACGGCGCCATGGCGGACATGGGCGGCATGGACCATAGCCAGATGGCCGGCATGGACCACTCGATGATGGTTGGGATGCAGCAGCATCCGGCCAGCGAGACCGGCAACCCGCTGGTCGACATGCAAACCATGAACCCCAAACCCAACCTCGCCGACCCCGGTATCGGCCTGCGCAACAACGGCAGACGGGTGCTGACCTATGCCGACCTGAAAAGCACCTTCGCCGACCCCGACGGCCGTGAGCCGTCACGGGAGATCGAGCTGCACCTGACCGGGCACATGGAACGCTTTGCCTGGTCGTTCAATGGCATCAAGTTCTCCGACGCCGAGCCACTGCGCCTGACCTACGGCGAGCGCCTGCGCATCACCCTGGTCAACGACACGATGATGGCCCACCCGATTCACCTGCATGGCCTATGGAGCGACCTGGAAGACGAACATGGGCGCTTCCAGGTGCGCAAGCACACCCTCGACATCCCCCCGGGCAGCCGCCGCAGCTACCGAGTCAGCGCCGACGCCCTGGGGCGCTGGGCCTATCACTGCCACCTGCTCTATCACATGGAAATGGGCATGTTCCGCGAGGTACGCGTCGATGAATGA
- a CDS encoding polyamine ABC transporter substrate-binding protein — protein MRTSLWLLSLLLALPVQAEEKVLNLYSWADYIAPETLQRFEQETGYKVRYDTFDTTEVLETKLLTGGSGYDVVVPSASLLARALTAGALQPLQAQAMPGYANLDKDLLAKLAEVDPGNQYAVPYTWGTLGLGMNLEAVRERVGDAPLNSLDLLFKPEYASKLKGCGIAMSDSPQEVIGVALNYLGKDPYSRNKDDLAAAQALLKQLQPSISYVANGRQINDLANGSVCLALTYNGDAAMAADQAHKAGKPYQVIYRIPREGTLIWQDNLVMPKDAPHPQAARAFIAFMLRPESVAPLTNTLFFANANQAATALVDEAVRSDPDIYPSDEVRARLFADRSMSLADMRQRTRLWTAFRSRQ, from the coding sequence GTACAGCTGGGCTGACTATATCGCCCCCGAAACCTTGCAGCGTTTCGAGCAGGAAACCGGCTACAAGGTGCGCTACGACACCTTCGACACCACCGAAGTACTGGAAACCAAGTTGCTTACCGGTGGCAGTGGTTATGACGTGGTGGTGCCATCCGCCAGCCTGCTGGCCCGCGCCCTGACCGCAGGCGCGCTGCAGCCCCTGCAGGCCCAGGCCATGCCCGGCTATGCCAACCTCGACAAGGACCTGCTGGCCAAGCTGGCTGAAGTCGACCCTGGCAATCAGTACGCCGTGCCTTACACCTGGGGCACCCTGGGCCTGGGCATGAACCTTGAGGCGGTACGCGAGCGGGTCGGCGATGCCCCCCTGAACAGCCTAGACCTGCTGTTCAAGCCCGAGTACGCCAGTAAGCTCAAGGGCTGCGGGATTGCCATGTCCGACTCGCCCCAGGAGGTGATCGGCGTGGCCTTGAACTACCTGGGCAAGGATCCTTACAGCCGCAACAAAGACGATCTGGCGGCGGCCCAGGCGCTGCTCAAACAATTGCAGCCGTCCATCAGCTATGTCGCCAACGGCCGGCAGATCAACGACCTGGCCAACGGCAGCGTGTGCCTGGCCCTGACCTACAACGGCGATGCGGCCATGGCCGCCGACCAGGCGCACAAGGCCGGCAAGCCGTACCAGGTGATCTACCGCATTCCCCGCGAAGGGACGTTGATCTGGCAGGACAACCTGGTCATGCCCAAGGACGCACCGCATCCACAAGCGGCCCGCGCCTTCATCGCCTTCATGTTGCGCCCCGAGTCGGTGGCGCCGTTGACCAACACGCTGTTCTTCGCCAATGCCAACCAGGCCGCCACGGCGCTGGTGGATGAAGCGGTGCGCAGCGACCCGGACATCTACCCCTCGGACGAAGTGCGTGCGCGGCTGTTTGCCGACCGCAGCATGAGCCTGGCCGACATGCGCCAGCGCACTCGCCTGTGGACCGCTTTCCGTAGCCGCCAATAA
- a CDS encoding copper resistance protein B — MNEPILRPLLGGFALLALLASEEARAQAMDHAAMGHGAMNHGGMNHSMATDTPRTPLRPITDADRQAAFPPLPGHQVHDRQTNWAVVVEQLEYQNFDSSSALKWDANAWIGGDIDRLWLRSEGEREQGVTHKAELQALWGHAISPWWELVGGLRQDFKPANGQTWAAFGIQGTPLYGLELEATLYAGERQQTALRLESSYAILLSNRWILEPSLEANVYGRNDATRDQGRGLADSEIGLRLRYEITRGFAPYLGISFNRAYGNNAEQIRDEHGDIGHTRLVAGVRLRF; from the coding sequence ATGAATGAGCCGATCTTGCGTCCGCTGCTCGGCGGCTTCGCGCTGCTCGCCTTGCTGGCCAGTGAAGAGGCACGCGCCCAAGCCATGGATCACGCCGCCATGGGCCACGGTGCCATGAACCATGGGGGCATGAACCACAGCATGGCAACAGACACGCCGCGTACCCCGCTGCGACCGATTACCGACGCCGACCGCCAGGCCGCCTTCCCACCATTGCCCGGCCATCAGGTCCACGACCGGCAGACCAACTGGGCGGTGGTCGTCGAACAACTGGAGTACCAGAACTTCGACAGCAGTAGCGCCCTCAAGTGGGACGCCAACGCCTGGATCGGTGGCGACATCGACCGCCTGTGGCTGCGCAGCGAAGGCGAGCGCGAGCAGGGTGTGACCCACAAGGCCGAGCTGCAGGCGCTCTGGGGCCATGCCATTAGCCCCTGGTGGGAGCTGGTCGGTGGCCTGCGCCAGGACTTCAAGCCAGCCAATGGCCAGACCTGGGCCGCTTTCGGCATCCAGGGTACACCTCTGTATGGCCTGGAGCTGGAAGCCACCCTGTATGCCGGCGAGCGTCAGCAAACCGCGCTGCGCCTGGAGAGCAGTTACGCTATCCTGCTGAGCAATCGCTGGATCCTCGAACCGTCGCTTGAGGCCAACGTCTATGGCCGCAACGACGCGACACGGGACCAGGGCCGCGGCCTTGCCGACAGCGAGATCGGCCTGCGCCTGCGCTACGAAATCACCCGCGGCTTTGCCCCTTACCTGGGTATCAGCTTCAACCGGGCTTACGGCAACAACGCCGAACAGATCCGTGATGAGCATGGCGACATCGGCCATACCCGTCTGGTCGCCGGGGTTCGCCTGCGTTTCTAG
- a CDS encoding SDR family oxidoreductase, whose translation MDKVIVITGASRGIGAATARLAAQAGYRICINYLSDDEAAQGVLAEVRELGAEAIAVKADVSVEDEIILLFQRVDAELGPVTALVNNAGTIGQKSRVEEVSEFRLLKLMKTNVVGPMLCAKHALLRMSTRHGGQGGSIVNVSSVAARLGSPNEYVDYAASKGALDTFTLGLAKEVAGEGVRVNAVRPGYIFTEFHALSGDPDRVSKLEPSIPMGRGGQAEEVAEAIIWLLSDKASYATGSFLDLGGGR comes from the coding sequence ATGGACAAGGTTATCGTGATCACTGGCGCCAGCCGCGGCATCGGCGCCGCCACCGCACGCCTGGCGGCGCAGGCCGGCTACCGCATCTGTATCAATTACCTGAGCGATGACGAGGCGGCCCAGGGTGTACTGGCCGAAGTCCGCGAGTTGGGCGCCGAGGCCATTGCGGTCAAGGCCGATGTCAGTGTCGAGGACGAGATCATCTTGCTGTTCCAGCGCGTTGATGCCGAGCTTGGGCCGGTTACCGCCCTGGTCAACAACGCCGGCACCATTGGCCAGAAGAGCCGGGTCGAGGAAGTCTCCGAGTTTCGCCTGCTCAAGCTGATGAAGACCAACGTGGTCGGGCCGATGCTATGTGCCAAGCATGCGTTGCTGCGCATGTCGACACGCCATGGCGGGCAGGGTGGCAGTATCGTCAATGTGTCGTCGGTGGCTGCACGCCTGGGCTCGCCCAACGAGTACGTCGACTACGCCGCCTCCAAAGGGGCGCTGGACACCTTCACCCTGGGCCTGGCCAAGGAAGTCGCCGGCGAAGGCGTGCGGGTCAATGCCGTGCGTCCGGGCTACATTTTTACCGAGTTCCATGCCCTGAGCGGCGACCCGGATCGGGTCAGCAAGCTGGAACCCAGCATCCCCATGGGCCGTGGCGGCCAGGCCGAGGAGGTGGCCGAGGCGATCATCTGGCTGCTGTCAGACAAGGCCTCGTATGCCACCGGCAGCTTCCTCGATCTGGGTGGCGGGCGCTGA